Proteins from one Candidatus Hydrogenedentota bacterium genomic window:
- a CDS encoding hydrogenase iron-sulfur subunit: protein MMEDEPIIVAFCCHYCAYAAADLAGTLRIAYPANVRVLRLPCTGKIEVDYLLAAFERGVDGVIVAGCLEGGCHFQEGNLRARRRVERAQQILGEIGIEPERLEMFNLSSAEGARFAEIVTLMSKRIAKLGPSPLRLCREHVERSIRDMNDEAQRAVAGEKR, encoded by the coding sequence ATCATGGAAGACGAACCCATCATAGTAGCTTTTTGCTGCCACTATTGCGCCTACGCCGCCGCGGACCTCGCCGGCACGCTGCGCATCGCGTATCCGGCCAATGTCCGCGTATTGCGGTTGCCGTGCACGGGCAAGATCGAGGTCGACTACCTCCTGGCAGCGTTCGAGCGCGGGGTAGACGGCGTGATCGTCGCGGGCTGCCTCGAAGGCGGTTGCCACTTCCAGGAAGGCAACCTGCGGGCGCGCCGCCGCGTCGAACGCGCCCAGCAGATTCTCGGGGAGATCGGCATTGAGCCCGAACGCCTCGAGATGTTCAACCTGTCCTCGGCGGAAGGAGCGCGTTTCGCCGAAATCGTTACGTTGATGAGCAAACGGATAGCAAAGCTCGGACCCAGCCCCCTGCGCCTGTGCCGGGAACATGTCGAGCGTTCTATCCGCGATATGAACGACGAGGCCCAACGGGCCGTAGCGGGAGAAAAACGGTGA
- a CDS encoding PIG-L family deacetylase, with the protein MRISTAWVAVIAAVFLWAHVSAGAPVEKKLRVVVFGAHCDDPETGAGGLVAELTQAGHEVILAYAATFRGDRTINGEPEDTVRRRESTAACAILGAKPYFFPFDMGTLTADAATAKQFTDWLTEINPDIVLAHWPLDTHPNHQVVGALAWQAYRHEGGWTLYYFEVLTDTQSLSFRPDVYVDIGPVQEVKKKAIDCLVSQDPTELWRLHDAMHLARGKECGCERAEAYFLVEAKPGAALLPVPLRMRLDGVAGLRRQEEILDRGLVAMPLANGGVYLGWRLFRGDFPELAFNVYRAVENGSGVRLNETPLEKTSDFSDGLAPADKDKTYWVEPLLYKMPQGTSKKVTVKAGAPALPYISMKLNDDYAAQKVGCADLDGDGAYDFVIKQPDANVDPYEKYWKPSPGTYKLEAYLQDGTFLWRKDLGWSIEQGIWYSPYLVYDFDGDGKAEVAVKTGEGDPRDTDGRVQTGPEYLSILDGLTGEEVTRVPWHPRLDEYNLSSRNQLGMAYLDGKTPHLMMARGTYGEMRLAAYRYRGGNLERVWEWTNAAEPKTFWGQGAHFMHCADVDGDGRDEVILGSCVIDDNGKSLWATGLGHPDHCYAGEIDPTHPGFEIYYGIERSNPGNSVCLVDAKTGVLVWGINEESWHVHGQGLCSDIDARYPGLECYSGEKDMPKDRPHRWLHAASGQLLAREDTCDLGLGPRAAYWDADLQRELVTDSRIYKFETGGTCFEPLEGRQAAWADVLGDWREEIITSFPGELRIYTSTIPAADRRPCLMQDPLYRQDVAHLAMGYPQPPMLSYCPSYTSQAAVR; encoded by the coding sequence ATGCGTATAAGCACGGCTTGGGTCGCGGTAATTGCCGCAGTGTTCTTGTGGGCTCATGTGTCGGCAGGCGCTCCGGTGGAGAAAAAGTTGCGCGTGGTGGTGTTTGGAGCGCATTGCGATGACCCGGAGACCGGCGCGGGCGGGCTCGTGGCGGAATTGACGCAGGCGGGACACGAGGTGATCCTGGCATACGCAGCCACCTTCCGCGGCGACCGCACGATAAACGGCGAACCCGAGGACACGGTGCGACGGCGGGAATCTACGGCCGCCTGCGCAATCCTGGGTGCGAAGCCGTATTTCTTTCCGTTTGACATGGGAACGCTGACTGCCGATGCCGCCACGGCAAAGCAGTTTACGGACTGGTTGACTGAGATCAACCCGGACATCGTGCTGGCCCACTGGCCCTTGGATACGCACCCGAACCATCAGGTGGTCGGCGCGCTGGCATGGCAAGCGTACCGCCATGAAGGCGGATGGACCCTCTACTATTTCGAAGTCCTCACCGATACCCAATCACTGAGCTTTCGTCCGGACGTTTACGTGGATATCGGGCCGGTCCAAGAGGTCAAAAAGAAGGCCATCGACTGCCTGGTAAGTCAGGACCCGACCGAGTTGTGGCGGCTGCATGACGCCATGCATCTGGCACGTGGGAAAGAGTGTGGTTGCGAACGTGCCGAGGCCTATTTCCTGGTCGAAGCCAAACCGGGAGCGGCATTATTGCCTGTGCCTCTGAGAATGCGGCTGGACGGCGTCGCAGGGCTGCGCCGTCAGGAGGAAATCCTCGATCGGGGCCTCGTCGCCATGCCGCTCGCCAACGGCGGCGTCTATCTTGGTTGGCGCTTGTTCAGGGGCGATTTCCCGGAGCTGGCATTCAATGTGTACCGCGCCGTGGAGAATGGCTCTGGCGTAAGACTGAACGAAACACCGCTCGAAAAGACGTCCGACTTTTCCGACGGCTTGGCTCCTGCCGATAAGGACAAGACCTATTGGGTTGAGCCGCTCCTGTACAAGATGCCGCAGGGAACCTCGAAGAAAGTGACCGTGAAGGCTGGCGCACCGGCGTTACCGTATATCTCCATGAAGCTCAATGACGATTACGCCGCTCAGAAAGTGGGCTGTGCAGACCTTGACGGTGACGGCGCCTATGATTTCGTCATCAAACAGCCCGATGCCAACGTGGACCCCTACGAAAAGTATTGGAAACCCAGCCCGGGCACCTACAAGCTCGAAGCATATCTTCAAGACGGCACGTTTCTCTGGCGCAAAGACCTTGGCTGGTCCATCGAACAAGGCATATGGTACTCGCCGTACCTCGTCTATGATTTCGACGGCGATGGCAAGGCCGAGGTCGCTGTCAAAACCGGCGAAGGCGATCCGCGCGACACGGACGGCCGCGTGCAAACCGGCCCCGAGTATCTTTCCATTCTGGACGGCCTGACCGGGGAGGAAGTCACCCGCGTACCGTGGCATCCGCGCCTGGACGAATACAATTTGTCGTCGCGGAATCAGTTGGGCATGGCGTATCTCGACGGGAAAACGCCCCACCTGATGATGGCCCGCGGCACGTATGGAGAAATGCGGCTGGCGGCCTACCGCTATCGCGGAGGGAACTTGGAGCGCGTTTGGGAATGGACCAATGCCGCTGAACCCAAGACATTCTGGGGGCAGGGCGCCCATTTCATGCATTGTGCCGACGTGGACGGTGACGGGCGTGACGAGGTCATCCTCGGCTCTTGCGTGATAGATGATAACGGCAAGAGCTTGTGGGCGACCGGCCTGGGCCATCCCGACCATTGCTACGCCGGTGAGATTGACCCCACCCATCCGGGCTTTGAAATCTACTACGGCATTGAAAGGAGCAACCCGGGAAACAGCGTATGTCTCGTGGACGCCAAGACCGGCGTGCTCGTCTGGGGCATCAACGAAGAGAGCTGGCATGTCCATGGCCAGGGCTTGTGTTCCGACATTGACGCCCGTTATCCAGGCCTCGAATGTTACAGCGGCGAAAAGGATATGCCGAAAGACAGGCCGCACCGCTGGCTGCATGCCGCCTCAGGCCAATTGCTTGCCAGGGAGGACACGTGCGATCTCGGCCTGGGGCCCAGGGCAGCCTATTGGGACGCCGATCTGCAACGGGAACTCGTTACCGACTCCCGCATTTACAAGTTCGAAACAGGCGGTACGTGCTTCGAACCCCTCGAAGGCCGCCAGGCAGCCTGGGCCGATGTGTTGGGCGACTGGCGCGAGGAGATCATCACGAGCTTCCCCGGCGAGTTGCGCATCTATACATCCACGATTCCGGCCGCGGACCGGCGCCCCTGCCTGATGCAAGACCCGCTTTACAGGCAGGACGTCGCGCATCTGGCCATGGGGTATCCACAACCGCCCATGCTGTCATACTGCCCGTCGTACACGTCACAGGCCGCGGTTCGCTAG
- a CDS encoding sugar phosphate isomerase/epimerase produces MSEKREHTVETPGSTRREFMNHAVLAGAAVSVAVETAQAAPAGQPGAPWESSERMGIGINLEYVRHADKSLAYGVKRAGEIGYKWVEPCMLDGRCLLANAGYCHVTSFDTDPKVIKDMCEEAGVQISGLSSHSDLLNPEYGVQYARRGIRYARALDVKVVQICEDMHPPKWLDEAEAYNVMRINLRAISETCEENGVCIAIEPHGPYTAKVDRMTRILSLVDSPWVKCNYDCGNTFLANSDPYEMLDAVIDKVVHVHAKDISVKQAEAERGKVTGTAVGCACGDGVIDWKRIVGRLKEAGYKGVLSVECGTEEEATRSLAHLTNVLQELDA; encoded by the coding sequence ATGTCCGAGAAGAGGGAACATACGGTCGAAACGCCGGGCTCGACCCGGCGCGAGTTCATGAACCATGCGGTGCTGGCCGGTGCGGCGGTCTCGGTAGCAGTCGAGACAGCTCAAGCCGCGCCAGCGGGCCAGCCCGGCGCGCCTTGGGAGTCCAGCGAACGCATGGGTATCGGCATCAACCTGGAATACGTCCGGCACGCCGACAAGAGCCTCGCTTACGGCGTCAAGCGTGCTGGGGAGATCGGCTACAAGTGGGTCGAGCCGTGCATGTTGGACGGCCGCTGCCTGCTCGCCAACGCCGGCTACTGCCACGTGACAAGTTTCGACACGGACCCCAAGGTCATCAAAGACATGTGTGAGGAGGCCGGCGTGCAGATCAGCGGGTTATCATCCCACTCGGATCTGCTCAATCCCGAATACGGCGTTCAATACGCGCGAAGGGGTATTCGCTATGCCCGGGCGCTTGATGTGAAGGTCGTTCAGATCTGCGAGGACATGCATCCGCCCAAGTGGCTCGACGAGGCCGAGGCCTATAATGTGATGCGGATCAACCTCCGCGCGATCTCGGAGACGTGCGAGGAAAACGGGGTGTGCATTGCAATCGAACCGCATGGGCCGTACACCGCCAAGGTTGACCGCATGACGCGAATCCTGTCGCTGGTAGACTCGCCGTGGGTCAAATGCAACTATGACTGCGGAAACACCTTTCTCGCCAACTCGGACCCGTACGAAATGCTGGATGCCGTAATCGACAAGGTTGTTCATGTCCACGCGAAAGACATCTCGGTGAAGCAGGCCGAGGCGGAACGCGGCAAGGTTACCGGCACGGCTGTCGGCTGCGCCTGCGGCGATGGCGTCATTGACTGGAAACGGATCGTGGGGCGGCTGAAGGAAGCCGGTTACAAGGGTGTGCTGTCAGTCGAGTGCGGCACGGAGGAGGAGGCAACCCGCTCCCTGGCCCACCTGACAAATGTGCTGCAGGAACTCGATGCCTGA
- a CDS encoding alpha-galactosidase, whose translation MRKSILLAILALLGLSSALQAEPPTATPDEMAEAQRWAGRFDGAIEPQTGEPGFSFLYGGKPSAELLSAWKFQRTSRRLDAQRTEHALSYEDPQSKLLVRWVAVSYNDFPVVEWTAWLKNNGKEDTSLIEGLQGLDVSFPPDDLGGYVLRGSTGDHNVADSYAPYEVTLWPNTKKTFAPDGGRPCDTAFPYFNLAMPNGKGMIMAVGWTGQWAATFWHRADRGLQVTAGQELTRLYLEPGEEIRTPLIALMFWEGNDVVRAQNLWRRWMFAHNLPHPGGKPLRPLLTFCDYGFYGWAKNTEEGEKLFIDELTRQGIQLDYWWVDAGWFPGGQGEWVVAKDRFPNGLKAISDYVHERNMGLIVWFEPESAYPWSITARNNPQAMLKSMPPEPYGLELLYLGDLKAREWITNHIDTIIRDEGVDFYRQDMNLSPLSYWRGSDAPNRLGIHENLHVQGYLAFWDELLRRHPGMPIDSCAGGGRRNDIETLRRAIPLLRSDYQDFQGHPQWAIGNQGHTYGIASWIPYFGTGVYYNPQQTIYSVRSYMTPALGLICDVRNEEVDWDLYRRMIGQWRQVADSYLGDYYPLTPYSLDEKCWLAWQFNRPEQGDGMVQAFRRKQTDADSFQAKLHGLDPGTTYTVTDLDTSATIESTGRELMDRGVSIPVADEPGAALLRYQRKQ comes from the coding sequence ATGCGCAAATCGATACTGCTGGCTATTCTCGCCCTTCTTGGGCTATCTTCTGCTCTCCAAGCAGAGCCGCCGACAGCAACACCCGATGAAATGGCCGAGGCACAACGTTGGGCGGGCCGGTTCGACGGCGCCATCGAGCCACAGACCGGCGAGCCAGGCTTTTCCTTCCTCTACGGTGGAAAACCCTCAGCGGAACTGCTGTCGGCGTGGAAGTTTCAGCGGACGAGCCGGCGACTCGACGCACAGCGGACCGAGCACGCGTTGAGCTACGAAGACCCACAGTCCAAGCTGCTGGTCCGTTGGGTGGCCGTGTCATACAACGATTTCCCGGTAGTCGAATGGACAGCCTGGCTCAAGAACAACGGTAAGGAAGACACGTCCCTGATCGAAGGCCTCCAGGGACTCGACGTTTCATTTCCCCCTGACGACTTGGGCGGGTACGTGCTCCGCGGCAGCACAGGTGATCATAATGTTGCCGACAGCTACGCTCCATATGAGGTAACGCTGTGGCCGAACACGAAGAAGACGTTTGCGCCAGATGGTGGGCGCCCCTGTGACACCGCCTTCCCTTACTTCAATCTGGCGATGCCCAACGGAAAAGGCATGATAATGGCCGTTGGCTGGACGGGCCAATGGGCGGCTACGTTCTGGCATAGGGCCGACCGGGGCCTGCAAGTTACCGCTGGGCAAGAACTCACCCGGCTCTATCTCGAGCCCGGTGAAGAGATCCGCACGCCCTTGATCGCCCTGATGTTTTGGGAAGGAAATGACGTCGTGCGAGCCCAGAATCTCTGGCGGCGCTGGATGTTCGCGCACAACCTCCCGCATCCCGGGGGAAAACCGCTTCGTCCTCTGCTGACTTTCTGCGACTACGGTTTCTACGGCTGGGCCAAGAACACTGAAGAAGGCGAGAAACTCTTCATTGACGAACTCACCAGACAAGGCATCCAGCTCGACTACTGGTGGGTCGACGCCGGCTGGTTTCCTGGCGGGCAGGGCGAATGGGTCGTAGCGAAAGATCGCTTTCCCAACGGCCTGAAAGCCATCAGCGACTATGTACACGAACGTAACATGGGTCTGATTGTGTGGTTCGAACCCGAGTCGGCCTACCCATGGAGCATCACGGCCAGGAACAATCCTCAGGCAATGCTCAAGAGCATGCCGCCGGAGCCATACGGACTGGAATTGCTTTATCTGGGCGATCTCAAGGCCCGCGAGTGGATCACCAACCATATCGACACGATAATTCGCGACGAAGGCGTCGATTTCTACCGCCAGGACATGAATCTGAGTCCCCTGAGCTATTGGAGAGGCAGCGACGCCCCGAACCGCCTGGGCATTCATGAAAATCTGCATGTCCAGGGTTATCTGGCCTTCTGGGATGAATTGTTGCGGCGCCATCCCGGCATGCCGATTGATTCCTGCGCTGGCGGGGGGCGTCGTAACGACATTGAGACGTTACGGCGCGCTATTCCACTCCTCCGAAGCGACTACCAGGACTTCCAAGGACACCCTCAATGGGCGATCGGCAACCAAGGGCACACCTACGGCATTGCCTCGTGGATTCCGTACTTCGGCACAGGCGTCTACTATAACCCGCAGCAGACCATCTATTCGGTCCGCAGCTACATGACGCCCGCACTCGGCCTCATTTGCGATGTGCGCAACGAGGAAGTGGATTGGGATCTCTATCGCCGCATGATCGGGCAATGGCGTCAAGTTGCCGACTCTTACTTGGGCGACTATTATCCGCTGACACCCTACAGCCTGGACGAGAAATGCTGGCTCGCCTGGCAATTCAACCGCCCCGAACAAGGCGACGGCATGGTCCAGGCATTCCGTCGAAAACAGACGGACGCCGATTCGTTCCAGGCCAAACTCCACGGCTTGGACCCAGGCACGACCTACACCGTCACCGACCTTGACACATCCGCCACCATCGAATCCACGGGACGCGAGCTAATGGACCGCGGGGTTTCGATCCCTGTCGCGGACGAACCCGGCGCAGCACTGTTGCGCTATCAGAGGAAGCAGTAG
- a CDS encoding methylenetetrahydrofolate reductase C-terminal domain-containing protein — protein MIVADRKKVPEIRDMVKKHDRVLLVGCGTCVTVCLAGGERETGILGSALRMALKLIGRGEVVVDECTIERQCEDAFIDILASRVAEYDAICSLGCGAGVQALAERFPNTPVYPGLNTQFIGILESQGVWTEKCAGCGACRLGEFAGICPLTRCAKRLLNGPCGGSREGICEVREDLDCAWQLIYDRAKALGILDSFETEAPTQDWSTSLDGGPRKVIREDQCIAGVCSKTPAKSLG, from the coding sequence GTGATAGTTGCCGATCGCAAGAAAGTGCCGGAAATCCGAGACATGGTAAAGAAGCATGACCGAGTCCTCCTTGTCGGATGTGGTACATGCGTTACCGTATGCCTGGCTGGCGGCGAACGCGAGACCGGCATCCTGGGTTCCGCTCTCCGCATGGCGCTTAAGCTGATCGGGCGCGGTGAAGTCGTTGTCGACGAATGCACCATCGAACGCCAGTGCGAGGATGCCTTCATCGACATTCTTGCATCGCGCGTGGCCGAATACGATGCCATATGCTCACTCGGTTGCGGTGCGGGCGTGCAGGCCTTGGCCGAGCGTTTCCCGAACACGCCCGTCTATCCTGGGCTTAACACGCAGTTCATCGGCATCCTGGAATCCCAGGGCGTCTGGACCGAAAAGTGCGCGGGATGCGGGGCGTGCCGCCTGGGCGAATTCGCCGGAATCTGCCCTTTGACGCGTTGCGCCAAGCGCCTCCTCAATGGTCCCTGCGGCGGTTCGCGAGAGGGCATATGCGAAGTCCGCGAAGACCTCGATTGCGCCTGGCAGCTTATCTATGACCGCGCCAAAGCACTCGGCATACTCGACAGCTTCGAGACCGAAGCGCCCACGCAGGATTGGTCCACCAGCCTCGATGGCGGGCCTCGCAAGGTCATCCGCGAAGACCAGTGCATCGCAGGCGTATGTTCAAAGACCCCGGCCAAGTCTCTTGGTTAG
- a CDS encoding class I SAM-dependent methyltransferase produces the protein MRNFALIAAMVLVSVAAFDAPVTYSAEGSLSNDEARNSFIKEFKRTGLNTTPEDAMLLRILVESRNAQRGVEVGSATGFGAINMGIAFERTGGHLYTLEIDPAMVKACRENVQKLGLEKSVTCIEGDALKTLPALEGEFDFVFIDAVKNDYFKYFKLIEPKLKPGAVIVADNVIKSADAMKDYLDYVQTSPDYDTVIVRASDEKGDGMGITYKIK, from the coding sequence ATGAGAAACTTCGCATTGATCGCTGCGATGGTCCTCGTGTCGGTGGCGGCATTCGATGCACCCGTCACGTATTCCGCTGAGGGAAGCCTAAGCAACGATGAAGCACGCAATAGCTTCATCAAGGAGTTCAAGCGGACCGGATTGAACACGACACCGGAGGACGCGATGTTGTTGCGGATTCTGGTGGAAAGCAGAAACGCGCAACGGGGCGTTGAGGTGGGCTCGGCCACGGGCTTTGGCGCCATCAACATGGGCATTGCGTTCGAGCGCACGGGAGGCCATCTATATACTCTGGAGATCGATCCCGCCATGGTGAAAGCCTGCCGGGAAAACGTGCAGAAACTGGGCCTTGAGAAATCGGTCACGTGCATCGAAGGCGACGCATTGAAGACGCTTCCTGCTCTCGAAGGAGAGTTCGATTTCGTGTTTATCGATGCGGTCAAGAACGACTACTTCAAATACTTCAAACTCATCGAGCCAAAACTCAAACCCGGCGCAGTAATTGTCGCTGACAATGTCATCAAATCAGCGGATGCGATGAAGGATTACTTGGACTACGTCCAAACCAGTCCTGACTACGATACCGTCATCGTTCGTGCCTCCGACGAAAAGGGGGACGGTATGGGCATCACGTACAAGATCAAATAA
- a CDS encoding glycosyl hydrolase family 32, whose product MARLSEHITALFVFTLSASGIIASLYATAQDGVPTYNGIILPGDWPPNKASFGLESSVPPYLEHPPEVVFVDVGRQLFVDDFLIDNTTMTREFHLPRYHPGNPVLKADRPWEQTGHGDRQGPMAMPFSGGVWFDPADSLFKMWYFADYRDRHLCYAVSQDGMHWEKPSLDVVPGTNIVFPNAAGASVVWLDLEEREPGRRYRLILSRADPEALETGTAWSGSLCSMRVHFSPDGIHWGGETARTGPCGDRNSAFWNPFRRQWVFSIRHYSACVEGVAHAVRCRKYWESPDLVRNTLWKPLEPVLWTAADALDASRPPGALATELYNLDAVAYESVLLGLFAIQRAVADTAHYRPKINEVCVGFSRDGFHWFRPDRRSFLPVSDNSQDWNWGNVQSVGGVCLVVGGELYFYASGRRGDPPFFCDAGGSTGLAILRRDGFASMNAAEETATLTTRPLRFSGRHLFVNVSAEEGELRAEMVGSDGNAIAPFTYADCIPVRQDTTSTEIRWNNADGLSSLPETPVRIRFHLRQGKLYSFWTSPDSSGASRGYVAAGGPGFISAIDTQGASPAYR is encoded by the coding sequence ATGGCCAGACTCTCGGAACACATTACAGCCCTCTTCGTTTTTACGTTGAGCGCCTCCGGGATTATTGCTTCGCTCTATGCGACCGCACAGGACGGCGTCCCAACATACAACGGGATAATCCTTCCCGGCGACTGGCCCCCAAACAAGGCCTCGTTTGGATTGGAATCATCGGTACCGCCGTACTTAGAACACCCGCCCGAGGTGGTGTTCGTTGACGTCGGACGCCAACTGTTTGTTGACGATTTTCTTATTGACAACACGACCATGACGCGGGAATTTCACTTGCCGCGTTACCATCCCGGCAACCCAGTGCTCAAGGCGGACAGACCGTGGGAACAAACCGGACACGGCGACCGCCAGGGGCCGATGGCCATGCCCTTCAGCGGCGGGGTCTGGTTTGATCCGGCCGACAGCCTGTTCAAAATGTGGTATTTTGCCGACTATCGTGATCGGCATCTGTGCTATGCCGTTTCACAGGATGGCATGCACTGGGAGAAGCCGTCTCTCGACGTGGTGCCCGGCACAAACATCGTTTTCCCGAACGCGGCGGGTGCGTCGGTCGTGTGGCTTGATCTCGAGGAACGCGAGCCCGGGCGGCGGTACAGACTCATCCTTTCACGGGCCGACCCAGAGGCTCTCGAGACAGGTACTGCGTGGAGCGGCTCGCTATGCTCGATGCGCGTCCACTTCTCGCCGGACGGAATTCACTGGGGAGGCGAAACCGCGAGAACCGGCCCGTGCGGAGACCGGAATTCCGCTTTTTGGAACCCGTTTCGCAGGCAATGGGTGTTCAGTATCCGCCACTATTCCGCCTGTGTCGAGGGCGTTGCCCACGCCGTGCGTTGCCGCAAATACTGGGAGAGTCCGGACCTCGTCAGGAACACTCTCTGGAAACCGCTGGAGCCCGTGCTCTGGACGGCGGCGGATGCGTTGGATGCCAGTCGTCCCCCCGGCGCGCTGGCTACGGAACTCTACAACCTCGATGCCGTCGCCTACGAAAGCGTGCTTCTCGGATTGTTTGCCATCCAACGGGCAGTGGCCGACACGGCCCATTACAGACCCAAGATCAACGAAGTCTGTGTTGGTTTCAGCCGTGACGGGTTCCATTGGTTCCGTCCTGACCGAAGATCGTTCCTTCCCGTTTCGGATAACAGCCAGGATTGGAACTGGGGAAACGTCCAATCCGTCGGCGGGGTTTGTCTTGTGGTGGGCGGCGAACTCTATTTCTACGCGAGCGGCCGCCGGGGAGATCCCCCCTTCTTTTGCGACGCAGGCGGCAGCACGGGGTTAGCCATCCTGCGGCGCGACGGGTTTGCGTCCATGAACGCGGCCGAAGAGACCGCAACGCTTACCACGCGGCCATTACGTTTCTCGGGCAGGCACTTGTTTGTCAACGTCAGTGCCGAGGAAGGAGAACTGCGCGCGGAGATGGTGGGCTCGGACGGGAACGCAATTGCTCCGTTCACCTATGCGGACTGCATACCTGTCCGGCAGGACACCACATCAACCGAAATCCGTTGGAACAACGCCGACGGCCTTTCGAGCCTGCCCGAAACCCCCGTGAGAATCCGGTTTCATCTCAGGCAGGGCAAGCTGTATTCCTTCTGGACAAGCCCGGATTCTTCTGGGGCAAGCCGGGGATATGTCGCGGCCGGCGGTCCGGGTTTCATAAGCGCCATCGACACCCAGGGGGCATCTCCTGCATACAGGTAG